The nucleotide window GACAAATTGCGTCCCTTTCGGCCATGGGCCTCGGCCTGACAGTACACAGTACTGTCAGACTGGTGAGGATTTGCCCGGTCGGCTGCACGTTACCCACAGATTTGTCGCACACCCGCCGGGGAGGGCGCGCGCGAGTGATTTGCATTAGACGGCGATTGGGGTAAGCTCCCGCCCGCACAAGGAGAAACTGTTACTATGGCACGGATCACCGTCGAAGATTGTCTGGACAAGATCCCCAATCGCTTTCAGCTCGTTCTGTTGAGTGCTCGCCGCGCCAAGCAGTTACTCAAGGGCGCCCGCCCTTTGGTGGAAACCGACAACAAGGAAGTGGTGACGGCTTTGCGTGAAGTGGCCAGCGGCAAGGTCGGCATGCGTTATCCCGAAGACGAGGAAGCCGGCGACTGAATGGACAAACGCGCCCCCGCGGCCGTCGCCGCGGCGGTTTGATCTTACGTTCTGCGGCGCTGTCATGGCGGCCGAACAGTCGGAAGACTTTTACGCCATTCTCGGGGTGCCGCGCTCGGCTACGGCCGACGACGTCAAGAAAGCCTACCGCAAGCTGGCGCGCAAACATCACCCCGATCTCAACCCCGGCAACAAGCAAGCCGAAGAGCGCTTCAAGCAGATCTCGCGGGCGCACGACGTCTTGTCGGACCCCGAGCAGCGTAAGCTCTACGACGAGTTCGGCTCAGTCGGGCTACATGCTGGGTTCGACGCGGCGCGGGCACGTAAGTACGCTGGCGCGGCCGACTTCGGTGATAGCGGCGGCCGGGGCGGCTTCGGGCGCTATGCCCGGTTCGAGGATATCTTCGGTGAGATCTTCGGCGAGCCCAGTCAGCCCGGCGGCCCGGCCCGTGGCCGCGATCTCGAGTCGGAGATCGCGATCGCGATGCTCGATGCCATCCGCGGTCTGGCGACCACCATCGACCTCCAGCCTGCCGAAGCCTGTGCCACCTGCGCCGGCTCGGGTCAGCAACGCGGCGCCGGCGCTAGCACCTGCCCGGAATGCGGCGGGCGGGGACAAGTTCGTACCGGTCACGGGCCGATCGCTATGCTCCGCACTTGCCCGCGCTGTGCCGGCGCCGGCCAGATCGGGATGGCGGCCTGTGCGGCATGCAGTGGGCGCGGGCAGACGCTGCGCAACGAGCGCCTGGCGGTGCGCATCCCCGCCGGTGTGGACGACGGCTCGCGCGTGCGCGTGGCCGGCAAAGGCGGGGCTGGTCTCGCCGGCGGGCCGCCGGGAGATTTGTTCCTCGTGGTGCGAATCAAGCCTCACCCTCTGCTGGAGCGCCGCGGCCACGACCTTTACTTGGAGGTGCCGGTGACGGTGCGCGAGGCAGCGCTCGGGGCCACGATCACGGTGCCGACACCAGATGGCGAGCTACGGGTGAAAGTGCCTCCAGGAAGTCAGAGCGGACGGCAACTGCGGTTGCGCGGTCACGGCGTGCCGGTGCTCGGCAGCGGCGGGCGCGGCGACCTCTATCTGCGGCTGATGGTGCAGGTGCCGCCGGCGGAGCAGGCCGAGCGGGTGCAAGCGGCGCTCGATGCCATCGAGGGCGCCTATCAATCCAAACCGCGCGCCGAACTGCGCTTTTGATCATGGCTACCCACTACCTCAAAATGGCCGAAGTGTTGGAACGACTCGCCGTCGACGCCCAATACGTGCACACCCTCGAAGCTGAAGGCCTGATTCATCCCAAGCGCACGCTCGAAGAGGAGATCGTGCTCTCTAGCGAAGACGCCGACCGCATCCGGGTGGTGCGCATCCTCACCGAGGAGCTGGACGTCAACCTCTGCGGCGTCGAGGTCATACTTCACATGCGCGAGGAGATGGTCGCGATGCAGCGGCAGTTCGATGAAATCCTGGCGGCCGTGGTCAGCGAGCTGCGCGAGCGCCTCAAGCGCTGAAGCGGGGGCGCGCTAGCGCCTGCTGGCCACGCTTGCCACAGTGGGCCAAAGTCGTTACTTTTCACACCAGTTTGTCTCATCGCCATGGCCGACGAGCACCCCAAAGCGGACGACGATCAGTTGAAGGAGATACCGGCAAGTGAGCCGCCGGCCATCGAGGAGGACACCGAGGACACCGCGGTCGTCAGCTACGACCCGTTACAGCGCTATCTGGCCGAAATCCGCCGCTACCCGCTGCTCTCGCGCGAAGAAGAGTACCGCTTGGCGGTCGAGTACCAGCAGACCGGCAACGTTGAGACCGCCTACCGGCTGGTGACGGCCAACTTGCGGCTGGTGGTGCTCATCGCTCGCGAGTACCAGCGCGCCTTTCGCCAGATCATCGACCTCATCCAAGAAGGCAACATCGGCCTGATGGAAGCGGTGAAGAAGTTCGACCCCTACCGTGGCATCCGCTTTCCTTCGTACGCGGCCTGGTGGATTCGTGCCTACATCATTCGCTACGTCATGAACAACTGGCGGCTGGTGAAGATCGGCACCACCCAAGCCCAGCGCAAGTTGTTCTTCAACTTGCAAAAGGAAAGGCAGCGGCTGGAGGCCGAGGGTTTCACCCCGGGTCCGAAGCTGCTGGCCCAGCGCCTCGAGGTCAAAGAGAGCGAAGTCGTCGAAATGGAGCAGCGGCTGGCGGCCCGCGAGCTGTCGGTGGATACGCCGATGGGCGACGACAGCACCATGACCATGCTCGACCTCTTGCCCAGCGCCGAAGCCACCACCGAGGAGCAGTTCGCCGATGCTGAATACCAGCGGCGTCTGCGCCAGAAAATCCAGCAGTTCGGTACCACGCTGAAAGGCAAGGAGAAGGTAATCTTCGATGCCCGCCTGCTCGCCGAGGATCCGCTCACCTTGCAGGACATCGGCAGCCAGTACGGCATCAGCCGCGAGCGCGTGCGCCAACTCGAGGCGCGGCTGAAGAAGAAACTCAAGCGCTATCTCGAAAGCGAGTTCGAGGATCTCAGAGATTCCAGCGTCGAGATCGGCTGAGCGCAACCGCCGCCGGCACCAAGCCTGGCCGTGCGCTCGCCGGCATCCTTGCCCGTCCTATTCCCGCATCGTATAGTGCCGCCGCTTGACCAAGCGCTGGCGGCGGAAGAGGTGTTCGACATGACTGCAATGCACGGTGGCCGCGTGGTGGCCAAGGCCCTCAAGGCCGAGGGGGTATCGTTCGTCTTCACGTTGTGCGGCGGGCACGTGATGTCGATTTACGATGGCTGTGTCGATGAAGGCATCGGCGTGATCGACGTACGCCACGAGCAAACCGCGGCACACGCCGCCGACGGCTGGGCCAGGGTTACCGGGCAGCCGGGGGTCGCCATCGTAACCGCCGGCCCCGGTCTGACCGACGCGGTGACCGGTGTCGCCAGTGCCCACCGCGCCAACGTGCCGATGGTGATTTTCGGCGGCCAGGGCCCGCGCCCGTTCGCTGACATGGGTTCGCTCCAGGACATGAACCACGTCGAGCTGATGCGGCCGATCACCAAGTGGGCGGTGGCGGTGCCCGAGGGACGGCGCTTGGCCGAGTACGTGGCCACAGCATTTCGCATCGCGACCACCGGCCTGCCGGGGCCGGTATTCCTCGAAATGCCGATCGATCAGTTGTTCAACGTTTACGAAGAAGACAAGCTGGTGTTCCCCAAGAGCTACCGCACCGAGGCCGGCATCGCCGGCGACCCGCGCTACATCGAGCGCGCCTTCGAGCTGCTCAAGCGGGCGCAGCGGCCGGTGGCGTTGGTGGGAACGCAGCTGCGCTGGTCGCGCCGGCGCGAGGCTTATCATCCCTTCGTCGAGAGCTTCGGACTGCCGGTGTACGTCAACGGCCTCGGCCGGGGTTCGCTGCCACCCGACCATCCGAACTTCTTCTCGCAGACGCGCAAGGACGCGCTCAAGCAGGCCGACGTGGTGCTGATATTCGGCACCCCGCTGGATTTCCGCCTGGGTTACGGCCGCGAGAGCCACTTCAGCGCCGAAGCCAAGCTGATCCAAGTCGATCTCGACGGCGGTGAAATCGGGCGCAATCGTGCGATTGAGGTCGGCATCATCGGCGACACCGGCATCGTCATGGAACAGCTCTCCACCCTGGCGCGCGCCGAGGGGTTCTCCGCGGCGTTGGTGAAGCCCTGGCTCGACCAAATGCGCGCACTCGAGCGGCAGAAGTGGGCAAGCATGGGCGCCGAGCTGAACTCCGAGGCCACACCGATCAACCCGCTGCGTGCCTGCAAGGAGATCGCCGACTGTCTCGGGCCGGAGGCGATCGCCGTCGGCGACGGCGGGGATTTCGTCGCCACCGCCGCCTCGGTACTACGCATTCACCAGCAAGGCCATTGGCTCGACCCTGGACCGCTGGGCACGCTTGGGGTCGGCCCCGGCTACGCCATGGCCGCCAAGCTGGCCAAGCCCCGCAGCCCGGTGGTGATCATTTACGGCGACGGCTCTTTCGGGCTCCACGCGATGGAATTTGAGGCCATGGTGCGCCAGAAGATCAACGTGGTCGGGATCATCGGCAACGACGGCGCCTGGCAGCAAATCCGCCGCGGCCAGGTGCAGCTCTACGGCGAGGAGCGCGCGGTGGCCACCAAATTGGGAGAGGTCCGCTACGACCAAGTCGTCGCCGCCCTCGGCGGGCACGCCGAATACGTCGAGCGCCCCGCCGACATCCGCCCGGCCTTGCAGCGGGCGCTGGCGGCCGGCAAGCCGGCCTTGGTGAATATCAAGATCGGCAGCAGTGATTTTCGCAAGAACGCGGTGTCGATCTAACAGCCAGGGCTCCAGGAGGCGGTCGGGGAAACGATGCGTGGATGAATGCGACGCGCGACACCACTGCTGCCATCATCGTCATCGGCAATGAAATCTTGTCGGGCAAGGTGGTCGACACCAACTCGGCCTATCTCGCCGCCGAGCTGCGCGGCCTCGGGGTCGCGCTGCAGCGCATCGTGGTGATTCCGGACGAGGTCGCGGTGATTGCCAACACGGTGCGCGACTGCCACAGCGCTCACGACCTGGTGTTCACCTCTGGCGGTGTTGGCCCGACACACGACGACGTGACCATCGCCGGCGTGGCGCAGGGGCTCGGGCGCGCGGTCGTGCGTAACCCGATGCTTGAACAACAGCTGCGCGAGCTGTTCGGCGACAAGATCAACGAGGCCCGGCTCAAGCTCTGTGAGACCCCCGAGGGCGCCGAGCTGGTATTCGGTGGCCACGCCAACTTTCCCGCGCTGCGCTGCGAGAACGTCTACATCCTGCCGGGGATTCCGGAACTCTTGCGCGACAAGTTCGAGGCCATCAAACAACGCTTCGCGACCGCGCCCTACCATCTGCGCGTGGTCTACACGCGCACCTACGAGAGCACGATCGCCGCTTCGCTGACGCAGACGCTGGCGGCCTTTCCCGAGTTGCAGCTGGGCTCGTATCCGAAGTTGAATCACCCGGAGTATCAAGTGCGCGTGACACTGGAGTCGAAAGACCGTGATTACGTCGACCGGGCACTCGATCATCTGATGAAATTGCTGCCGCCGGAGGCGGTGGTGCGGACGGAATAAGTGTGGTGAGTAAAGGGAGCAAGGAGGTGTGTGATGAGGTGCAAGATCGTAGCCGCGATGCTGTTGGCGAGCCTGCTGCTGGCGGGACGGGCGAGTGCAGCCAAGCTGGAGGCCGGCGGTGAGAACTACGGCCAGGACGCCGCTTACGGCTCATTGGCGGTCCTGAGCAACCTGCTGTACATGCCGTTCAAGGTGGTCTACGCCACCTTGGGCGGAATGACCGGCGGCTTGGCCTACGTGCTCACGGTTGGCAACCTCGAAGTTGCCGAAGCCGTGTGGAGCCCGTCGCTGGGCGGCACCTACGTGGTGACCCCGGCGATGCTGCACGGCGAAGAAGAGTTCCTGTTCAGCGGTCCCAGCCGCGACAGCAAGTGAGCCGAGTGCCGTCAGCCGAGCGTTGACCGTCAACGAGGAGGCGCCGCCGCGGGGGTACCGCCGGCGGCGGTGCCTGAGCTAGACTCCGATGTACTACTTTGGACTGCGGGCAAAGCCCGCGCTGAGGAGGGTGCGATGAACAACAAGGTGATCCTGGGCGCCGTCGGTGTCGTGGTGGTGCTGGCGGTCGGATTCGCGGGCTACCGTTACATGCAGATTCAAGCGGCTGCCAAGAAGTGGGCGGGTCCGCACAAGGAGATCGTCGAAGAAAAGATCACCAAGGAAGGCCAGGTGACGACCACCCGCTTCGTGTCGATCGTCGACGCGCCGCTGGCGGCAGTGGAGAAAGCGTTGGGCGAACCCGAGCGCAGTCAGGAGAGCATCGAGAACATCACTCTCTCCAAACTGCTCAAGAGCGAGGGTAACAAGAAGGTCGTCGAGATGAACCTGCGCGCCCTCAATCTGCCGTTGCAGTACTACACCATGGAATTCACCATGTACCCCGACCAGCATCGCATCACCTTCAAGACGGTGGAGTCGCAGGCGCAGGATATCGAGGGCGAGTACAAGCTGGAAGGTTCACCGGACGGCACGCGCACGCGCATCGAGTACAGCTCGAAGTCGCGCGACAAGATCGCCGTGCCGCTTCCGCAATCGGTCATCGACGGCGCCAATCGCGAGACCTTCGTCAACACCATTCGCGGTTTGAAGAAGAGCATCAAGGCGGGCGGGTGAGGGCCTGAGCAAGGAACTGCCGAGGCATCGTGGTTCTGCCCGTCTTCACGCCGGCGTCCTTACGAGCAATGATCGAGCGCGTTTGACACGCCGGCCTGGGGTGACTACTTGGCCGCCATGGCTGAAAGCCGGGCAGGCGATCCCTCTCGACCACTGGAGCGCACCGCCCTTGCCGTTCTTCTGTGCCTGGCGGCCGGCAAGCTGCTGATTCACCTTCTCACCAACGGCAATTACGGCTACTTTCGCGACGAGCTGTACTACATCGCGTGCAGCGATCGCCTCGCCTGGGGCTACGTCGATCATCCGCCGCTGTCGATCGGCATCCTGGCGGCAACGCGTGCATTGCTCGGTAACTCGATCTTCGCCATCCGGTTGCCCGTGGTCCTTACCGGCGCGCTCTGCGTCATTCTCACCGGCCTGCTGGCGCGCCGCCTCGGCGGCGGTCGCTACGCTCAGGGGCTCGCGGCCTTGGCCTACTTGACCACGGCGATCTCTCTGACCATGTCGAGCTTCTTCTCGATGAACGCCTTCGACCTGCTTTTTTGGCTGGCGTGCACGCACATCGTCGTGCGGCTGGTGGAGAGCGGCAACCCGCGCTGGTGGCTGCTGCTGGGCGTGGTTGCCGGGCTGGGCCTGCTCAACAAGTACAGCGTCGCCTTCGGGGTCTTCGGCCTGCTGGTGGGCATGGCGCTGACGCCGAGCCGCCGCCTATTGCTGAGCGGCCGGCTGCCGGCCGGCGGGGCGCTGGCCGCGTTGATATTTCTGCCGCACCTGGCGTGGGAAGTCGCCAACGGGCTGCCGACGGCGGAGTTCATTCGTAACGCGACCGCGCACAAGATCGTGGCAATGTCACCCGCGGCCTTCTTCGGCGCGCAGGTCATCGAGAACAATCCGTTCACTACCCCGCTGTGGCTGGCCGGCCTCGGGTATCTTCTGTTTGCGCCGGCCATGCGGAAGTTCCGGCCGCTAGGTGTGATGTACGTTGTCGTGCTGGTGATATTCCTGCTACAGCGGGCCAAGCCCTACTACCTCTCGCCCGCGTACCCGGCGCTGCTGGCGGGCGGAGCCGTCGCCGCCGAGCAGCTCGGGCGGCGCTGGCTGCGGGTGGCGGTGGTGATCTGGCTCGTCATCGGCGGTGTCATCATCGGGGCGATGGCAATTCCCGTGCTGCCCCCAGCAACTTACATCCGCGTCGCCCGGGCACTCGGCATCGCGGCACCGCAAGAAGAGCGCAGTCACACGGCGGAGATGCCGCAGGTTCTCGCCGACCGCTTCGGCTGGGAGAACCTGACCGCGACCATTGCCCGCGTCTATAACGCGCTGCCGCCGGAGCAGCGTGCGCAAGCGGCGATCGTAACAGGCAACTACGGCGAAGCCGCCGCGGTCGATTTCTTCGGCCCGCGCCACGGCCTGCCGCCGGCACTCAGCGGCCACAACAACTACTGGCTATGGGGGCCTCGCGGCATAACTGGTGAGGTGGTGATTGCGGTCGGCATCCCGAGGGCAGACTTGGAGAAATACTTCGCGGCGGTGGTGCAGGCCGACACCATCGTCTCACCCTACGCTCTGCCCTTCGAGACCAACCTGCCGGTCTTCGTCTGTCATCATCTACAGATGCCGATCGCGGCAGCCTGGCCGCTGCTAAAGCGCTACATGTGAAGCCGGGCCGGAAGGCAGCGCCCGGTAACGCTGCTCAGGGTGCCGCTGCGGTCTTCTCCGCCAGAATCGCCGCCTGCTCGTCGGCAGTGCCGAACAACGATTCGAGCACCCAGGTGCGCTTGAAGTAGTAATGCGCGGGCACCTCCCAGGTGTAGCCCATGCCGCCGTGAAGCTGGATACAGGCGCGGGAGTTCTTCATCGCGGCCTCGGCCGCCACCAGCTTCGCGGTCGCAACGGCGCGTTCCACGTCGCCGACTTCTGGGTGGTCGAGTGTGGCGGCGGCGGCGTAGACGGCGGCGCGCGCCAACTCCTGTCGGGCGAACATGTCGGCCATCATGTGCTTGAGCGCTTGGAACGAGCCGATTGGCCGGCCGAACTGCTCGCGTATCTTCGCGTAGCTAACGGCCACCTCCAGCGTAGCTTCGGCAACGCCGAGCAGCTGCGCGGCAACCAGCGTCGCGCCTTCGAGCCGCAGGCGCCGGGCCGCGTCGGCGCCGGCGATCCGGTCGCCGTCGGGGAGCTGCTCTGCATAGTGCAGCGGCGTCAGCGGATCGAGCGGCGTCGCCACCGGTCGAACCGGCGCCCGCTTGGGATCGAGCCGGGCGACTCCATCGGGCTTCAAGATCAGCAAGACGCCGAGTGCGTCCCGGTGCTCCACCAGGTATGGCGCTGGCGCCGCGCCCGCGAGATCGAGCCCTCCCACAACCACGGCGCCGCTGGCGGCACCGCCCACGAGATCGGCGGCGAGATGGCTCCACACCAACGGCCCGGGCGCCAGGCAGCGCCCGAGCTCTTCGAAGACGAGCACGGCCTCTGCCATCCCCAGCCCCGAGCCCCCGCGCGCTTCCGGCCGCCGCAGGCTGAAGACGCCAAGCTCGGCCAGCTCCTGCCACAACGAGCGATCGAAGCCTCCCTTGGTAGCCAGCTCATGCAGCAAGCTGACAGTTACCCGCGTGCGGCAGAACGAGTGCACGGCGTTGCGCAGCTCTTGCTGTGTTTCGGTTACGCGAAAATCCATCGCCGGCCTCAGCGCTCTTTGGGCAAGCCGAGGATGCGCTCGGCGATGATGTTGCGCTGGATCTGCGAGGTGCCGGCAGCGATGGTGAGACTAATCGACTTGAGCGCCGTCGCTAGAAATCGCTTGCTCGGCAGTCCGCCCACGTCGTCGCGGCTCAAGCCGGCGCGCCCGAGCACGCGCATCGCCAAATCGCCGAGGCGCTGATCCAACTCGCTGTAGAGCAGCTTGACGGCCACGCCGGCAATCCCGGGTACACCGGTCTTGCTACTCTCCGACACGCCCATCTTGACCATGGCCCAGAGCGCGTCGAGTTCCGCTTGCGCGTGCCCGATCTCCTTGCGCAAGGCCGTGTCGTCCCAGGCGCGGGCGTCGTCGCGCGTCACCTGCCGCGCCGCCCGGGCGATGTCGGCGAGAAACTCCTGCTGCGAGTAGATCGCCGCGGCGAAGGCGGTGCCGCGCTCGAAACGCAGCGTGACGTTGGTGACCCGCCAGCCATCGTTCTCCGCGCCCACCCGATCCTCGACCGGGACGCGCACGTCCTCCAAGAACAGCTCGTTGAACTCGCCTTCGCCGACCAACGTCCGCAGTGGCCCGATCTCGATGCCGGGAAGGTTCATCGGCAGGATCAACCAGCTGATGCCCTTGTGCTTCGGCGCCGCGGGGTCGGTACGCACCAGCAGCTCGCAGTAGTCCGCCACTTGCGCGTAGGTAGTCCAGATCTTGTGCCCGTTGACGACGTAGTGATCACCGTCGCGCACGGCGCGCGTCTGCAAGCTCGCCAGGTCGGAGCCCGCCCCGGGCTCCGAGAAGCCCTGACACCACACCTCCTCGCCTTTTAGGATACGCGGGATGTGGCGGGCCTTCTGCTCTGGCGTCCCCTCGGCGATGAGCGTGGGCCCGCCGTGCTTGATGCCGACGAAATTGATCCCGACATACGGCGCCCGGGCGCGGGCGATCTCTTCGAAATAGACGAGCTGCTCGGTCGGCGAAGCGTCGCGGCCGCCGTACTGCTTGGGCCAATCGATGCAGGCGTAGCCGGCCTGGTAGAGCGTGCGCTGCCAGCCCGTGTCGTACGCACGGCGAGCCGGCCAGTCGTGAGGCGGAGGCGGATCGCCGTAGGCGGGTACGGCGTCGTTCAGCCAGCTGCGGAATTCCCCGCGGAACTTCTCGTCAGCTTCCGAGTAACGTAGATCCACCCGACCCTCCTTCCCGCTCAGGCAGGCGCGCGCATTCTGGCCAAGCGGGAGAATAACTGCAAGCCAGCGGCGCGCGGGTACGTCGAATTCGTGGGTAACCGAGCAGATGGCGGTCTTGTCGCTCGCCCGCGATGCTCGCGGGAGAGCGATGGCCCCGCGTCTGCTAAACCACCGCACGGCGCCACAAGCTGCCCGGTGCTGGCGTTAGATTTCATCGGCAGCTTTTGCCCGTCGTTGGCTTGCGTGTTACTCACTCGGGAACTGTGGCTCCAGGGGTTGATGGTTCGAAACCCTTCCCCCACCCTCATCGATTTCCTGCCGGGTCAACACGGCGCCACTTGAGTTGCGGGCGCAGGTGTGGTGAGAGTGCTCGGCAACGTGGCGTGGGCCGCTAGCTCAGATGGCTAGAGCAGCTGACTCTTAATCAGCGGGTCCCGAGTTCGAGTCTCGGGCGGCCCATTCTCTCCCGCCCTTGTGCCACAAGGGTTTGCGCGGTTTCGAGCGGAAAAGGTGTCGCGCCGGCCGTTCGCCGTGTAAGCACTATGTAAGCAGTTGGACGAAAGTCGCGGCCCCGCCGGGTTCACCCGGCCCGGCCGCGCATGACGCTTTGGCGCGCCGTCTCGGGCACCCACGACTTCCCGGCGGGTCGGGTCGGCCGGCCCCCGGCGGCCCGCAGTTCTGCCAGCAAACGTTGCAGTCGTGCGAGCGTTCGATGCGCCCCCCGCCGCTCGGCCTTTGCCGCGGCTGTGTAGTCGCCATGCTTCAGGGCGTTTTGGTTCCCCGCTGGCGCGCCGT belongs to Deltaproteobacteria bacterium and includes:
- a CDS encoding DNA-directed RNA polymerase subunit omega gives rise to the protein MARITVEDCLDKIPNRFQLVLLSARRAKQLLKGARPLVETDNKEVVTALREVASGKVGMRYPEDEEAGD
- the dnaJ gene encoding molecular chaperone DnaJ translates to MAAEQSEDFYAILGVPRSATADDVKKAYRKLARKHHPDLNPGNKQAEERFKQISRAHDVLSDPEQRKLYDEFGSVGLHAGFDAARARKYAGAADFGDSGGRGGFGRYARFEDIFGEIFGEPSQPGGPARGRDLESEIAIAMLDAIRGLATTIDLQPAEACATCAGSGQQRGAGASTCPECGGRGQVRTGHGPIAMLRTCPRCAGAGQIGMAACAACSGRGQTLRNERLAVRIPAGVDDGSRVRVAGKGGAGLAGGPPGDLFLVVRIKPHPLLERRGHDLYLEVPVTVREAALGATITVPTPDGELRVKVPPGSQSGRQLRLRGHGVPVLGSGGRGDLYLRLMVQVPPAEQAERVQAALDAIEGAYQSKPRAELRF
- a CDS encoding MerR family transcriptional regulator, coding for MATHYLKMAEVLERLAVDAQYVHTLEAEGLIHPKRTLEEEIVLSSEDADRIRVVRILTEELDVNLCGVEVILHMREEMVAMQRQFDEILAAVVSELRERLKR
- a CDS encoding RNA polymerase factor sigma-32, which codes for MADEHPKADDDQLKEIPASEPPAIEEDTEDTAVVSYDPLQRYLAEIRRYPLLSREEEYRLAVEYQQTGNVETAYRLVTANLRLVVLIAREYQRAFRQIIDLIQEGNIGLMEAVKKFDPYRGIRFPSYAAWWIRAYIIRYVMNNWRLVKIGTTQAQRKLFFNLQKERQRLEAEGFTPGPKLLAQRLEVKESEVVEMEQRLAARELSVDTPMGDDSTMTMLDLLPSAEATTEEQFADAEYQRRLRQKIQQFGTTLKGKEKVIFDARLLAEDPLTLQDIGSQYGISRERVRQLEARLKKKLKRYLESEFEDLRDSSVEIG
- a CDS encoding acetolactate synthase, whose amino-acid sequence is MTAMHGGRVVAKALKAEGVSFVFTLCGGHVMSIYDGCVDEGIGVIDVRHEQTAAHAADGWARVTGQPGVAIVTAGPGLTDAVTGVASAHRANVPMVIFGGQGPRPFADMGSLQDMNHVELMRPITKWAVAVPEGRRLAEYVATAFRIATTGLPGPVFLEMPIDQLFNVYEEDKLVFPKSYRTEAGIAGDPRYIERAFELLKRAQRPVALVGTQLRWSRRREAYHPFVESFGLPVYVNGLGRGSLPPDHPNFFSQTRKDALKQADVVLIFGTPLDFRLGYGRESHFSAEAKLIQVDLDGGEIGRNRAIEVGIIGDTGIVMEQLSTLARAEGFSAALVKPWLDQMRALERQKWASMGAELNSEATPINPLRACKEIADCLGPEAIAVGDGGDFVATAASVLRIHQQGHWLDPGPLGTLGVGPGYAMAAKLAKPRSPVVIIYGDGSFGLHAMEFEAMVRQKINVVGIIGNDGAWQQIRRGQVQLYGEERAVATKLGEVRYDQVVAALGGHAEYVERPADIRPALQRALAAGKPALVNIKIGSSDFRKNAVSI
- a CDS encoding competence/damage-inducible protein A; amino-acid sequence: MNATRDTTAAIIVIGNEILSGKVVDTNSAYLAAELRGLGVALQRIVVIPDEVAVIANTVRDCHSAHDLVFTSGGVGPTHDDVTIAGVAQGLGRAVVRNPMLEQQLRELFGDKINEARLKLCETPEGAELVFGGHANFPALRCENVYILPGIPELLRDKFEAIKQRFATAPYHLRVVYTRTYESTIAASLTQTLAAFPELQLGSYPKLNHPEYQVRVTLESKDRDYVDRALDHLMKLLPPEAVVRTE
- a CDS encoding glycosyltransferase family 39 protein translates to MAESRAGDPSRPLERTALAVLLCLAAGKLLIHLLTNGNYGYFRDELYYIACSDRLAWGYVDHPPLSIGILAATRALLGNSIFAIRLPVVLTGALCVILTGLLARRLGGGRYAQGLAALAYLTTAISLTMSSFFSMNAFDLLFWLACTHIVVRLVESGNPRWWLLLGVVAGLGLLNKYSVAFGVFGLLVGMALTPSRRLLLSGRLPAGGALAALIFLPHLAWEVANGLPTAEFIRNATAHKIVAMSPAAFFGAQVIENNPFTTPLWLAGLGYLLFAPAMRKFRPLGVMYVVVLVIFLLQRAKPYYLSPAYPALLAGGAVAAEQLGRRWLRVAVVIWLVIGGVIIGAMAIPVLPPATYIRVARALGIAAPQEERSHTAEMPQVLADRFGWENLTATIARVYNALPPEQRAQAAIVTGNYGEAAAVDFFGPRHGLPPALSGHNNYWLWGPRGITGEVVIAVGIPRADLEKYFAAVVQADTIVSPYALPFETNLPVFVCHHLQMPIAAAWPLLKRYM
- a CDS encoding acyl-CoA/acyl-ACP dehydrogenase, with the protein product MDFRVTETQQELRNAVHSFCRTRVTVSLLHELATKGGFDRSLWQELAELGVFSLRRPEARGGSGLGMAEAVLVFEELGRCLAPGPLVWSHLAADLVGGAASGAVVVGGLDLAGAAPAPYLVEHRDALGVLLILKPDGVARLDPKRAPVRPVATPLDPLTPLHYAEQLPDGDRIAGADAARRLRLEGATLVAAQLLGVAEATLEVAVSYAKIREQFGRPIGSFQALKHMMADMFARQELARAAVYAAAATLDHPEVGDVERAVATAKLVAAEAAMKNSRACIQLHGGMGYTWEVPAHYYFKRTWVLESLFGTADEQAAILAEKTAAAP
- a CDS encoding acyl-CoA dehydrogenase family protein — its product is MDLRYSEADEKFRGEFRSWLNDAVPAYGDPPPPHDWPARRAYDTGWQRTLYQAGYACIDWPKQYGGRDASPTEQLVYFEEIARARAPYVGINFVGIKHGGPTLIAEGTPEQKARHIPRILKGEEVWCQGFSEPGAGSDLASLQTRAVRDGDHYVVNGHKIWTTYAQVADYCELLVRTDPAAPKHKGISWLILPMNLPGIEIGPLRTLVGEGEFNELFLEDVRVPVEDRVGAENDGWRVTNVTLRFERGTAFAAAIYSQQEFLADIARAARQVTRDDARAWDDTALRKEIGHAQAELDALWAMVKMGVSESSKTGVPGIAGVAVKLLYSELDQRLGDLAMRVLGRAGLSRDDVGGLPSKRFLATALKSISLTIAAGTSQIQRNIIAERILGLPKER